DNA sequence from the Blastomonas fulva genome:
TCGCCGATCAAAGTGGCGCCCTTGATCGGGGCTCCGAGGCGGCCGTTTTCGACACGATAGGCTTCGGTGCACGAGAAGACGAACTTGCCCGAGACGATGTCGACCTGGCCGCCGCCGAAGCTCTTGGCGAAGATGCCGTTTTTCACGCGGCTTAGCAGTTCCGCCGGGTCGTCATTCCCTGCGGGCATGAAAGTGTTGGTCATGCGCGGCATCGGGGCGTGGGCGTAGGACTGGCGGCGGCCGTTGCCGGTGGGGGCGACGCCCATCAGCCGGGCGTTCAGCCGGTCCTGCATGTAGCCCTTGAGGATGCCGTTTTCGATCAGCACATTTTCCTGTGTCGGCGTGCCTTCGTCATCGATGCTGAGCGATCCGCGCCGGTCCATGATCGAGCCATCGTCGACCACGGTCACGCCATCGGCGGCGACGCGCTGGCCGACCCGGCCCGAAAACGCGCTGGTGCCCTTGCGGTTGAAATCGCCCTCGAGCCCGTGCCCGATCGCTTCATGCAGAATGATCCCGGGCCAGCCGGGGCCGAGCAATACGGTCATCTCGCCCGCGGGCGCAGCGACGCTCTCCAGATTGGTCAGTGCCTGCGCCAATGCCTCATCGATCGCGCGGTTCCAGGTCGCCTCATTGAACAGGCCGTCGTACAGATAGCGCCCGCCCATGCCGAAGCTTCCGACCTCGCGCCGCTCGCCGCTTTGCGCAACGATCGAGACGTTGAGGCGCACCAGAGGGCGGACATCGGTGGCGACAAAGCCATCGGCGCGCACCACCTCGATCACCGACCAGCTGCCGATCAGGCTCGCGGTGACTTGCGCGACGCGCGGATCGCGTGCACGCGCGGCGGCATCGATCTTTTCGAGCAAGGCGATCTTGGTTTCGAAGGGGATGCTCTCGAGCGGGTTACCGTCGGTGTAGAGATGGCGGTTGTTCTGCCGCGGCGGGGGGGCCGCCTCGCCCTTTGCGGGATCGAGCAGTGTCAGCGTCTCGGCGGCGCGGCGGATGCCCGCTTCGCTGACGTCGTTGGCATGCGCAAAGCCGGTCATCTCGCCCGAAACACCGCGCAGGCCGAATCCTGAGTCGGTCGAGTAATCGGCGGTTTTCAGCCGGCCGTCATCAAATACAAAGCTCTCGCTCGCGGCATATTGCAGGTAGAGTTCGCCGTCATCGCAGCGGGCGAGCGCGTCGCGGGTAAGGCGCTGCGCAGCATCGGGATCGAGCGCATCGGGGCGATAGAGGAACGAGCGGGGGTCTGCGGTGGCGATCATGGTCATGCCACTGCATATGCGGCATGCGAGGGGATTATCCAAGGGCGTGCCGAGTTTTCACCTTCCCGTCATTCCCGCGAACGCGGGAATACCGCTTTGCGACGACGCAAAAGAAAGAAGCGGGCCCCCCGCCTGCGCGGGGGTGACGAAATTGGGCAAGGCGTGGCGTGCGTCTAGCCGCCAAGTCGCTCCAAGGCCCGCTCGCGCCCGATCAAAGGCAGCAGTTCGCCCATGTCGGGCCCATGGTCCATTCCGGTGAGCGCGCGGCGAAGCGGCAGGAACAGCCCTTTTCCCTTGCGTCCGGTGCTGGCCTTGAGCACCTCGGTCCAGTCCTTCCAAACCGTCGGACCGAAGTCGATCGGCTCGAGCGCAGCGCGCGCCTCGACCAGAAACTCCGCATCCTCTGCCTCGGGCGCAGGCGCATCAATCGGTCCCTCGATGATCCGCCAGTAATCGGCGACCTCGCCCAGATGCGCGATATTGGGACGGATCGCGTGCCACGCCGCCTTGTCGATCTGCGGCGGAAGCTGATCGGCGATCGCAGCGAACTCGGCGGTGTGGATCAGTTGGCGGTTGATCCGCTCGAGATCCTCTTCGGCAAAACGCGCGGGCGCGCGGCCGAAGCGGGCGAAGTCGAAGCTCTCGAGCAGCGCGGCGCGATCATGTAGCGGCTCGACCGGATCAGACGTGCCCAGTCTTGCCAGCAGCGCGACGATCGCCTGCGGCAGGATGTGCTTGTCGCGCAGCTCGCCGACACCCAGCGAGCCCAGCCGCTTGGAGAGCTTGCCCTCCGAGCCGACCAGCAGCGCCTCGTGCGCGAACGCAGGCGGCGTGCTGCCCAATGCGGTGAACATCTGCAGCTGCACCGCGGTGTTAGAGACATGATCCTCGCCGCGCACGACATGGGTGATCTGCATGTCGACATCATCGATGGCAGACGGGAGCATGTACAGCCAGCTGCCGTCGGCGCGGCGGATGACGGGATCGGAGAGGCTGGCGGCGTCGAATTTCTGAGGCCCGCGGATCAGGTCGTCCCAGGCGATAGGTTCGTCATGGTCGAGCTTGAACCGCCAGTGCGGTTTCAGTCCCTGCCCCTCGAGCTCGGCGCGGTCGGCATCGGTGAGGTTGAGCGCGGCGCGGTCGTACACCGGCGGCAACCCGCGCCCCAGAGCGATCTTGCGCTTGAGGTCGAGCTCCTGCGAGGTTTCGTAACACGCATAGACCCGGCCCGCGTCGCGCAGCCGGTCAAAAGCCGCGTCGTACAAGGCGCTCCGCTCCGACTGGCGATATTCCGCATCGGGGGCGAGCCCCAGCCAGGCGAGGTCCGCGCGAATGCCCTCGACATACTCCTCGCGACTGCGCTCCTTGTCGGTATCGTCGATGCGCAGGATGAAGCGCCCTTGGGTCTTCTTCGCCCACATCCAGTTGTGCAGCGCGGTGCGGATATTGCCGATGTGCAGGTGCCCGGTGGGCGACGGGGCGAAACGGGTGGTGGTCATGCTGTCCGGAACCTGTTGGTGATCGGATAGCGCCGGTCGCGGCCGAAGTTGCGGATGCCCAGCTTGACCCCGGGCGGGGCCTGGCGGCGCTTGTATTCGGCGATGTAGAGCAGGCGCTCGATCCGCGCGACGGTATCGTGCTCGAAGCCGCGCGCGACGATCTCGGCGACGCTGAGCTCCTCCTCGATCAGGCCGTGCAGGATCGGGTCGAGGATTTCGTAGGGCGGCAGGCTGTCGTCGTCGCGCTGGTCGGGGCGCAGTTCTGCGCTGGGCGGCTTGGTGATCACGCGCTCGGGCATCACCGGGCCGTCCGGGCCCAGCGCCAGCGGCGGCCTGTGCGCGTTGCGCCAGCGCGACAGTTCGAACACGGTGAGCTTGTAGGCGTCTTTCAGCACATTGTAGCCGCCCGCCATGTCGCCATAGATGGTGGCATAGCCGACGCTCATCTCGCTCTTGTTGCCGGTGGTGAGCAGCATGTGCCCGAACTTGTTGGAGAGGCTCATCAGTGTCACCGCGCGGATGCGCGACTGGATGTTCTCTTCGGTGATGTCGACGTCACGGTCGGCAAAGCTGCCTTCGAGCATCGTATCGTACGCTGCGACCGCAGGCTGGATCGGAATGCTGTCGAGACGGCAGCCGAGCATCTGGGCGCATCCGGCGGCATCATCGAGACTTTCCTGGCTGGTGAAACGGCTGGGCAGCATCACGCACCACACCCGCTCGGGGCCCAGCGCATCGACCGCGACGGCGGCGGACAGCGCGCTGTCGATCCCGCCCGAAAGCCCCAGCACCACGCCGGGAAAGCCATTGGCGTTCACATAATCGCGCAGCCCGACGATCATCGCATGATAGGCATCCTGCGGGAACGGATCGAGCGCGTGGATCTCGCCGGGAGCACACTGCCAGCCGCCTGCCCCGCGCGTCCATTCGGTGCGCACACTCGCCGCCTCCCAATCGGGCAGCTGATGGACAAGCGATCCATCGGCGTTGACCACGAATGAGGCGCCGTCGAACACCAATTCGTCCTGCCCGCCGATGCGGTTCAAGAACACCAAAGGCAGCCCGGTCTCGGCAACGCGCGCGCGCACCACATTATGCAGCCGGCGCTCATCCTTTTCGATCTCGTACGGGCTGCCATGCGGCGCGATCAGGATCTGCGCCCCCATCGCCTTGAGATGCCCGCAGACCTTGGGGAACCAGATGTCCTCGCACAAGGGCAGGCCCAGCATCACGCCGCGGAACGGCACCGGAGGCTGCAGCGGAGCAGACGCGAACAGCCGCTTCTCATCGAAGGTGCCGTAATTGGGCAGCTCGTGCTTCAGGCGCACCGCGGTGATCGCGCCGCCATCGAGCAGTGCGAGGCCATTGAAAAGCTGGCCTTCACGCGCGAACACCGACCCCACCAGCATGGCCGGGCCGCCATCGGCGGTGGCTGCGGCCATCTCGTCGAGCTTGGCGGCAGCGCGCGCGATCAAAGCGGGCTTGAGCACCAGATCCTCGGGCGGATAGCCGATCAGCTGCAGTTCGGGGAACACGACAAGATCGCTTCCGACCGCCTGAGCGCGCGCGGCCAGCATGGCATCGGCATTTCCGGGGATATCGCCCATCGCCTGCGCGCACTGGACTAGGGTGATCATAAGCCGGTCGGTCATCCCTGCCAGATAGGCGGCAGGCGCAAGCGCGGCAACCGAATTTGGCGGACCGCCCTGATGGTCGGCGGCGCGTGCTTGCGTGTCACACGCATTTCACGAAACTTACATCTTCCGCTTGCCGGGTCACTTGGCTAACAGGGCGAAATTCGATCAGGGCAACGGGGAAGCACGATCACATGAAAATCCTGTCTGGCAACAGCAACCTGCCGCTGGCGCGTTCGATCGCGGCCTATCTGGAAATGCCGCTGACCGATGCCAGCGTGCGCCGCTTTGCCGATGAGGAAATCTTCGTCGAAATCCACGAGAATGTCCGCGGCGAGGATGTCTTCGTGATCCAGTCGACCGGCTACCCCGCCAACGACAATCTGATGGAACTGCTAATCTGCATCGATGCATTGAAGCGCGCATCGGCCCGCCGCATCACCGCAGTGATCCCCTATTTCGGCTATGCCCGGCAGGACCGCAAGCCCGGCCCCCGCACCCCGATCTCGGCCAAGCTGGTCGCCAACCTGATCACGGTTGCGGGCGCGGACCGCGTGCTTTCGGTCGATCTGCACGCAGGCCAGATCCAGGGCTTTTTCGACATCCCCACCGACAACCTCTATGCCGCACCGGTGATGGCTGCGGACATCCAGGCGCGCTTCGGCGAGCACCAGCTGATGGTGGTGTCGCCTGACGTGGGCGGCGTGGTGCGCGCGCGTGCGCTCGCCAAACGGCTCGACAACGCGCCGCTGGCGATCGTCGACAAGCGCCGCGAACGCCCGGGTGAATCCGAAGTCATGAACATCATCGGCAACGTCGAAGGCCGCTTCTGCATCCTGATCGACGACATCGTCGATTCGGGTGGCACCCTGTGCAACGCGGCGCAGGCGCTGAAGAACGCGGGCGCGGTGGATGTGGTCAGCTATGTCACCCATGGCGTGCTTTCGGGCGGCGCGGTCGCGCGCGTCAACAACAGCGCGCTCAAGGAACTGGTGATCACCGATTCGATCCAGGCCACCGACGCGGTGACCGGATCGGACCGCATCCGCAGCCTGCCGATGGCGGCACTGATCGGCGAAGCCATCCGCCGCATTGCAGACGAAAGCTCGGTCTCAAGCCTGTTCGATTGATCCGGCGACATGGCGTCGATCCGCATGGCTGCCCTGCTGCTGGCAGCGGTCGGGCTGGCGGGGTGCGCGCGCGATAACAGCGACGCGCTGGCGGTGTACCGGCCAGCACCCGGTATCACCGAGATCGTGTCCGGGCCGATAGAGGCAGCGCCGGGCCATCATCTCGTGATGGGCGACCTCAATATCCCGCCGGGCGCGCCGATCCCGCGCCATTTCCATCATGGCGAGGAGTTTCTCTACGTCATCGGCGGCAGCACGGTCATCGCCCGTCAGGGTCAGGAGGCCATGACGCTGCTGCCCGGACAGGGCATTCGCATCGCGCCCGGCACGGTGCACTGGGGCCGCGCCGGACCCGAAGGATTGCGCGCCGTCTCGAGCTGGGTCGTGCCCGATGGGCAGCCGCTGCGCGTGCCCGTACCGGCACCTGAAGGCAGCGCACATTGACCGCCTTTCTCGATCGCTACCTCGCCCGGCTCGGGCTGTCGCAGCTTCCTTCGGTCGACCTTGCCGGGCTGGATTGTCTGCTCTGGGCACAAAGGCTGGCCATTCCCTATGATGCGCTCGACGCACGCCTGGGGCGCGGTGTGGACCTTGATCCTGCTGTCGTCGCGGCCAAGCTGCTGTCGGGCACACGCGGGGGCTATTGCTTCGAGCTCAACCAGCTGTTTGCGCGCGGGCTCGAGGCGCTGGGCTTTGCCGTGGACCCGATGCTGGCGCGGGTATGGTTACGTCAGGAGCCGGACGATGACGTCCCGCCGCGCACGCACATCGTGCTGGCCGTCGCGCTGGAGGGCGAGCGCTGGCTTGCCGATGCAGGCGTTGGCGGCGGGCATGTCCCGGCGATGCCGATCCGGGACGGAGCCGAGGCCGCAGGCAATGACGGTGCCATCCATCGGCTGAGGCGCGATGCGGAATTCGGCTGGATGCTCGAACGGCATTTCGCCGGGCAGTGCCGCAACCAGTACAGCTTTACCGATGACACTGCGCTCGCCGCCGACATCGCGATGTCCAATCACTGGACCGCGACATCGCCCTGTTCGCGCTTTATTCGCAACGTGCTGGTCAGCCAGGTGACGCAGGACGGATTGAAAGCGATCACCAACGACCAGTTCAGCGTGCAACGGGGCGACACCACCGACCGGATGCAGATTACCGGGCCCGAGGCGATGCGCAGGCTGCTCGCCGACGAATTCGGTATCATCATGTCATTACATGACGTCGAGGCACTCGCCGCATTTTGACCCGGATCAGTCTGGCCAACCGCGGCCCGAAGCGATAGCAGCATTCCCATGATCCACAGCAAAGACATAGCGCTCGCCGAAAGGCTGGCCGAAGCCGCAGGCGAAGCCATCCGCCCGTTCTACCGGTCCACCTTCACCACCGACCGCAAGGCCGATGCCTCGCCCGTCACCGAGGCGGACCGGGCCGCCGAGGCCGCGATGCGCGCGATCCTGGATGCCGAGGCGCCGCGCGATGGCGTGATCGGCGAGGAGTATGGCGAAAAGCCCGGCTCGACGGGCCGGGTGTGGGTGCTCGATCCGATCGATGGCACCACCAGCTTCATCGCCGGGCGGCCGATCTTCGGCACGCTGATCGCGCTGATCGCCGAGGAGTGGCCGGTGCTGGGCGTGATCGACCAACCGATCGGGCGCGAGCGCTGGGTCGGCGCGACCGGGCGCGGCACCACCTTCAACGGCAAGCCGGTCAGGGCGCGCTTGTGCCCCGAGATCGAGGACGCGGTGCTCGCCACCACCAGCCCGCACCTGTTCAGCGACCATGACGCGATGCACTTCATGGCGCTCGCCAAGCAGTGCGACACCAGGCGGCTGATCTGGGGCGGCGATTGCTACAATTACGCGCTGGTCGCGCAAGGCAGTGTCGACCTGGTGTGCGAAAGCGGGCTCAAGCTGCACGATTTTGCCGCGCTGGTGCCGGTGGTCGAAGGCGCGGGTGGGCATATGTGCGACTGGAACGGCGATCCGCTGCACAAGAACAGCGACGGCCGCGTGATCGCGATGGGCGATCCCGCGCGGCTGGAAGACGTGCTTGCCGCGCTGGGACAGCACGATCATTGAAACATCATCCCCTGCCACGCCATGTCCAGTGAGCAGGGCAGGGGAATGACGGCGCTCCACCCGGCAATGGGTGGAGCGCCGACCCTTATTGACCGGCGTTAGCGACCCGCTGTCCACCTGCCATCCGGGTATTGTCTTCGATCAGCTTGAGCGCTTCGGCCTTGGCCTTGCCTTCCGTCAACTTGCCCTCGACGATCTCGTCGGCCATCGTCAGCAGCCGCGCGCTGATCACGGTTCCGGCCTGCGCCTCTTCCTGGATGGCAATGCCGCCCTTGGTCGTCGCCACCTTGTCCCAGGCCGAACGCACCGCAGCCCAATAGCCCTTGGTCGCAGCCCAGTAATCGTCCGCCGCCTTGACGTTATAGCCGTCGAACCTGGTATAGGTGTTCAGCACATACTCCTGCACGACGGGTTTGAGCGACCCCTCGTCGAGCCCCATCTTGATGTTGTCCTGCCAGTGAACCCAGCCATCGGGCGTGGTCTGGTGGCGGTTGATCGCGTAATAGCGGTCATACACCGGGTTACGCACCGCATCGCGGCGGGCGAGCGGACGCCAGGTCCAGTTGGACCGCCAGCGGCGCAGGCCACCCTGCTCCTCGAACTGGCCCCAGCCGGCATAACGCGGGCTGTCGTCAACCTGCCAGACGGTCTGTGACCAGCGGCCGCGGCGCATCTTTTCGGGCACGTCCTCCCAGGTCCAGGCATTGCGGTCCGAATAGACCAGCACCTTGGCTGGCTCATATTCCCAGTCCTGTCGCCAGTGCTTGGTGATATGCGGCTTGCCCTCGTGCTCGGAGACCAGAATGTGCTGCAGCACGATGCGGCGGCCGGTGTCCTCGATCACCCGCACCACCTCGTGCCCGCCAGAGATCTTGCGGTCGAGCGGGGCATAGCCCTGTTGCCAGGGGGTGGCCTCCTGCATGTCGAAGCGCACCTTGAAGTTGCCCGCCATGGCAAGGATTTCGGCGCGGTCGGCCTCGAACACCGCAGCCTCTTCCTGCGCTGGGCGCTCGGCGATCGGCGGGTGCGCCAAAGAAGGTGTGGAGGCCAGCGCCAGCAGGCTGGCGGCGGCAAGAGAAACGATCGAAGTCTTCATGATCCTGTACCCCTATTTCCGTATTGCTAACAGTTTTGCGAATCAAAAGCGATAAGTCAACGAGACACTGCCGTTGCGCCCCGGCTGGGTGAACGCGTCGGCGATCGTCGTGGTGCTGGCGAGGCCGCGGACATCCGACCACCAGGCGTATTTGGCGTTGGTAAGGTTGAACACCCCGCCGCGCAGCGTCACCGGCCCCAGGTTCACGAAAGCGGTGGCATCGAGAATGGTGAACGCGCCGGGGCGGAAGCACGACGGCGTGCACACCCCGGTGCTGCGCTCGTCGGACTTGCGCGCGCTGTGCGTGCCGATCAGCTGCCCGCCAAACCGTCCCGCCTTGTCGCGCCAGCCGATCCCGGCGACCAGCTTGAGCGGGTCGACCGTGGCCAGCGGCACCTGCGTGCCCGCCGCAGGATCGATAACATCGCCCCTGGCATAGGAAATGGCCAGCTGGCCGGTGATGCCGTTGGTACCGCGCAGGTCCATCCGGGCTTCTGCCCCCTCCACCTTGACCCGGTCGAGGTTGATGAACTGGAAGATCGCGGGATTGGCGGGCGTGAAGCCGCCACCGACCACCTCCTGGCTGATGAAATCCTTGTACCGCGCCGAGAATCCCGTTGCGCTAAGGCTCACCGCCTCGCTGACGAAACGGATGCCACCCTCGATGCTCTCGCTGCGCTCCGGCCCCAGATCGGCGTTGGGCCGCGAGGTATAGCCCTGCCCCAGATTCTCGAAGAACTGGTTGACCTGGCTGGGCTCGGGCGCGCGGAACCCCTGCGCGTAGTTGGCGAACAGCCGCACCTCCTCGGTAAGCTTGAGCACCGCGCCCATCTTGGGGCTGACCCGCTCGCCCGACTGGCTGGTGGTGGCGAAGTTCGGCGGCAGCAAGGGATCGGCCTGCGGGGTGAGCTTGTAGTGATCGAACCGCAGCGCCGGGAACAGGGTGAGCGGCCCGACGCTGATCTCGTCGCCGAGGAACAGCCCGGTCAGCACATAATCGGTGACCGGAAACGCGCTCGATGGAAATACTTCGCCCGCAGGCGGCACGGTGCCGCCGCGCACGCCCTGCTGCCGGGTCCAGCTGGCATCGGCGCCAAAGACGAGCTTGTGCTGCAGCGGCCCGGTGGCGAACGCAGCGCGCCCTTCGGCGGAGAGCCCGTAGACGCGGTTGTCGAAGGTGTTGAGCCGGGTGCGGTCGGCCAGCGGGGTGCGGTCTTCCTGGGTGAACTGCCGGTCCTTGGCCGACTGCCAATAGGCGCTGACCCGCGCCATCTCGAGCGTGCCCTCGCCCTCCCAGATCCAGTCGCCCGCCACGCGCCAGCGCTTGCCGGTGTCGCGCGCGACCAGATTGTCGATGGTCGCCGAGCGGCCCGAGAGCAGATCGGTGACCAGCGCATTGTCGAGATATTCGCCGGTCAATCGGACCTTGTGCCCGCCTGCCGGATCCCAGACGATGCGCGCGGTGGCGGCGTTGCTGTGGCCGTCCTGCGGATTGGGGGT
Encoded proteins:
- a CDS encoding cupin domain-containing protein, whose product is MASIRMAALLLAAVGLAGCARDNSDALAVYRPAPGITEIVSGPIEAAPGHHLVMGDLNIPPGAPIPRHFHHGEEFLYVIGGSTVIARQGQEAMTLLPGQGIRIAPGTVHWGRAGPEGLRAVSSWVVPDGQPLRVPVPAPEGSAH
- a CDS encoding TonB-dependent hemoglobin/transferrin/lactoferrin family receptor; this encodes MTRWFCSVALVGLCAAPGAAFATQPGSVLAAETENADAEAGSDGRTIVVSATRTPITIDDAPVTISSKSDEEIADELATDIKDLVRFEPGVSVRRQPARFGAALGSTGRAGNEDFTIRGIGGNRVLIQVDGVRVPMGFSFGAQSVGRGDSVDIGLVKSVEILRGPASALYGSDGLAGAVSFTLSDPEDILKGKAVAGLVRSQYASADDEFAHTAILAGRSGDISALVSYSRRDFNELDNRGTNDLLGANRTTPNPQDGHSNAATARIVWDPAGGHKVRLTGEYLDNALVTDLLSGRSATIDNLVARDTGKRWRVAGDWIWEGEGTLEMARVSAYWQSAKDRQFTQEDRTPLADRTRLNTFDNRVYGLSAEGRAAFATGPLQHKLVFGADASWTRQQGVRGGTVPPAGEVFPSSAFPVTDYVLTGLFLGDEISVGPLTLFPALRFDHYKLTPQADPLLPPNFATTSQSGERVSPKMGAVLKLTEEVRLFANYAQGFRAPEPSQVNQFFENLGQGYTSRPNADLGPERSESIEGGIRFVSEAVSLSATGFSARYKDFISQEVVGGGFTPANPAIFQFINLDRVKVEGAEARMDLRGTNGITGQLAISYARGDVIDPAAGTQVPLATVDPLKLVAGIGWRDKAGRFGGQLIGTHSARKSDERSTGVCTPSCFRPGAFTILDATAFVNLGPVTLRGGVFNLTNAKYAWWSDVRGLASTTTIADAFTQPGRNGSVSLTYRF
- a CDS encoding ribose-phosphate pyrophosphokinase codes for the protein MKILSGNSNLPLARSIAAYLEMPLTDASVRRFADEEIFVEIHENVRGEDVFVIQSTGYPANDNLMELLICIDALKRASARRITAVIPYFGYARQDRKPGPRTPISAKLVANLITVAGADRVLSVDLHAGQIQGFFDIPTDNLYAAPVMAADIQARFGEHQLMVVSPDVGGVVRARALAKRLDNAPLAIVDKRRERPGESEVMNIIGNVEGRFCILIDDIVDSGGTLCNAAQALKNAGAVDVVSYVTHGVLSGGAVARVNNSALKELVITDSIQATDAVTGSDRIRSLPMAALIGEAIRRIADESSVSSLFD
- the tldD gene encoding metalloprotease TldD; its protein translation is MIATADPRSFLYRPDALDPDAAQRLTRDALARCDDGELYLQYAASESFVFDDGRLKTADYSTDSGFGLRGVSGEMTGFAHANDVSEAGIRRAAETLTLLDPAKGEAAPPPRQNNRHLYTDGNPLESIPFETKIALLEKIDAAARARDPRVAQVTASLIGSWSVIEVVRADGFVATDVRPLVRLNVSIVAQSGERREVGSFGMGGRYLYDGLFNEATWNRAIDEALAQALTNLESVAAPAGEMTVLLGPGWPGIILHEAIGHGLEGDFNRKGTSAFSGRVGQRVAADGVTVVDDGSIMDRRGSLSIDDEGTPTQENVLIENGILKGYMQDRLNARLMGVAPTGNGRRQSYAHAPMPRMTNTFMPAGNDDPAELLSRVKNGIFAKSFGGGQVDIVSGKFVFSCTEAYRVENGRLGAPIKGATLIGDGPTVLTKVTGIGNDFALDEGVGMCGKAGQGVPAGVGQPTLLVSGLTVGGTGA
- the gltX gene encoding glutamate--tRNA ligase, producing the protein MTTTRFAPSPTGHLHIGNIRTALHNWMWAKKTQGRFILRIDDTDKERSREEYVEGIRADLAWLGLAPDAEYRQSERSALYDAAFDRLRDAGRVYACYETSQELDLKRKIALGRGLPPVYDRAALNLTDADRAELEGQGLKPHWRFKLDHDEPIAWDDLIRGPQKFDAASLSDPVIRRADGSWLYMLPSAIDDVDMQITHVVRGEDHVSNTAVQLQMFTALGSTPPAFAHEALLVGSEGKLSKRLGSLGVGELRDKHILPQAIVALLARLGTSDPVEPLHDRAALLESFDFARFGRAPARFAEEDLERINRQLIHTAEFAAIADQLPPQIDKAAWHAIRPNIAHLGEVADYWRIIEGPIDAPAPEAEDAEFLVEARAALEPIDFGPTVWKDWTEVLKASTGRKGKGLFLPLRRALTGMDHGPDMGELLPLIGRERALERLGG
- the hisN gene encoding histidinol-phosphatase, which codes for MIHSKDIALAERLAEAAGEAIRPFYRSTFTTDRKADASPVTEADRAAEAAMRAILDAEAPRDGVIGEEYGEKPGSTGRVWVLDPIDGTTSFIAGRPIFGTLIALIAEEWPVLGVIDQPIGRERWVGATGRGTTFNGKPVRARLCPEIEDAVLATTSPHLFSDHDAMHFMALAKQCDTRRLIWGGDCYNYALVAQGSVDLVCESGLKLHDFAALVPVVEGAGGHMCDWNGDPLHKNSDGRVIAMGDPARLEDVLAALGQHDH
- a CDS encoding arylamine N-acetyltransferase family protein, coding for MTAFLDRYLARLGLSQLPSVDLAGLDCLLWAQRLAIPYDALDARLGRGVDLDPAVVAAKLLSGTRGGYCFELNQLFARGLEALGFAVDPMLARVWLRQEPDDDVPPRTHIVLAVALEGERWLADAGVGGGHVPAMPIRDGAEAAGNDGAIHRLRRDAEFGWMLERHFAGQCRNQYSFTDDTALAADIAMSNHWTATSPCSRFIRNVLVSQVTQDGLKAITNDQFSVQRGDTTDRMQITGPEAMRRLLADEFGIIMSLHDVEALAAF
- a CDS encoding DUF6607 family protein, giving the protein MKTSIVSLAAASLLALASTPSLAHPPIAERPAQEEAAVFEADRAEILAMAGNFKVRFDMQEATPWQQGYAPLDRKISGGHEVVRVIEDTGRRIVLQHILVSEHEGKPHITKHWRQDWEYEPAKVLVYSDRNAWTWEDVPEKMRRGRWSQTVWQVDDSPRYAGWGQFEEQGGLRRWRSNWTWRPLARRDAVRNPVYDRYYAINRHQTTPDGWVHWQDNIKMGLDEGSLKPVVQEYVLNTYTRFDGYNVKAADDYWAATKGYWAAVRSAWDKVATTKGGIAIQEEAQAGTVISARLLTMADEIVEGKLTEGKAKAEALKLIEDNTRMAGGQRVANAGQ
- a CDS encoding NAD+ synthase, encoding MTDRLMITLVQCAQAMGDIPGNADAMLAARAQAVGSDLVVFPELQLIGYPPEDLVLKPALIARAAAKLDEMAAATADGGPAMLVGSVFAREGQLFNGLALLDGGAITAVRLKHELPNYGTFDEKRLFASAPLQPPVPFRGVMLGLPLCEDIWFPKVCGHLKAMGAQILIAPHGSPYEIEKDERRLHNVVRARVAETGLPLVFLNRIGGQDELVFDGASFVVNADGSLVHQLPDWEAASVRTEWTRGAGGWQCAPGEIHALDPFPQDAYHAMIVGLRDYVNANGFPGVVLGLSGGIDSALSAAVAVDALGPERVWCVMLPSRFTSQESLDDAAGCAQMLGCRLDSIPIQPAVAAYDTMLEGSFADRDVDITEENIQSRIRAVTLMSLSNKFGHMLLTTGNKSEMSVGYATIYGDMAGGYNVLKDAYKLTVFELSRWRNAHRPPLALGPDGPVMPERVITKPPSAELRPDQRDDDSLPPYEILDPILHGLIEEELSVAEIVARGFEHDTVARIERLLYIAEYKRRQAPPGVKLGIRNFGRDRRYPITNRFRTA